TCCCTATCACCATGGTGATCACCTCAAAGCCCAAAGTTCTGGGCAGCTGGCGAATCACCAGTGAGTCTCTTTCGTAGCTGCCATAGGCATGGTAGCACAAACAAGCCAAGATTTATGCCTGCTGCAGAGTGGACACTCTGAAAGCAGGACACTGcagtatattattataaggAAACGTCTCAGGTAGCATACTTAATATTATCTTAGcggtttattttcttataatccAAACTGATTTTCTGATTTagaattgaacatttaaagacatCTGATACAAACATGGTACATATAATACCTTATGATATTAGGTATGTGGGTTGTGGCTTAGGGACTGTCTTTTGTAACAATTTGtcttctcttgtttttttttattttggaaaactgatTATCTCGAAGAACATTAATGGGGAGGTATTTTGAACTGCTTTCACCACAAGCTGTGTGAAAACGCATGGTGTGGATGACATTAAATGTTTCTTGGCATCTGCAGTATGCTGTCTTTTAATTATCTTTCAAATATTTGCACTTTCGTAAACTTttatgtttgtactttttttttttttttttttagtgaggCCATCGGGTCTCTTCAGGCAGAGGTGCACAGACTCAGGGAGCACTTACAGGGAGCACTCAGGACAGCCACTCGTTGTCCCTCAAAGAACAACACAGTCCATATACCTCCTTATACATCTACACCTCATCTATTGCAGCATGATTTCAGGTATCTGTCTCCAGAAACAACCTCTGTCCAACAGGTatttatgtgacaaataaaagatgATGTTCTGAATACAAAGGCAGTTTTCTTTTGGAAAACTTGCAACTGTGATACACAATGGAGACCACAAAAATGGTCCTTGCGTCTATCTAATGAATTTTTCCCATTTTTGTCCTGTGAagtagttgttttgtttttgttagttttaaAGAGAGTTAGTGATAAACTTGTACTGTTTCCATCATTACCATTCTGGAAccagaattacatttacattaaattcaTGGCAATATGcaaacacccttatccagagctgaTAGAGCTGAGTAGTTGAGGTTTAAGGACCTTGTTCAGatgcccagcagtgacagcttggtggtactgggatttaaactcaaaaaCTTCCAATCCAAAATCCAGATTTGGAATTTTTGACTTTTGACAGAGCCATGCCTGGAAAtgcttttctttgttgtgttccAAAATATGCTGCCACTGGAGCATTTCAATGGGCAGAGAGTGTTGATCAGCAGCGGTGAATGTGCTACAGACTGAAATTCTGATTGACTTAGTAAAACAGAAGCTAGAGATTAGatgtgaatgtgaaatgtttggCCTGTTTGTTGTATAGTCACCCAGGTGAGTGACTGAGCTTTCCTAAATGTCAAAAACATtaagaaaattaaacattaacacatGCACTCAGAATTGTATATAAGAATcttatatagtgtacataggtgaaaacattgtaaaaacatttgccaTAAATTACTGCCTGAGTTTTGCTTAATTGCTGCTCATGTGCTCTGTGGTGAGTCGGAGTGATCCTCACTCTTAATAAAAAGCAGCATTTATTTCTGGTTGAATATTTCTGGTGAGGTGTGCTGTCAGGAAACCATTTAATTATAACCTTCACAACTACAGAAAGAAGCTGCCTTTACCAGtctggaagtaaaaaaaagaagtaaaaaagtttaaagaatTGATAATAGGACTTCTGTGCCTCGTAGAATGGGAAGAAGTAAAGGCACTTTATACTTGCTACACGTACATTACAGCACTAGCATTGGTGATACTGGGGTTTGACCCCCAAACCTTCTGAGCAGCAACCcacagccttaaccactgagctaccacttcatcAAAGGCTGGGATGTTTGTTCAGCTCACATGGCTACGAGTTGATGATTTTGTTATTGGTCTTTGGcaaagaaacaggaaaacatCACTTATTCTGAAGGAAACCACCGTGGCAGTCCTCTCAGGGTAACATACATACGCTTCCATTTTAATCTGTGAATGTTTTTGCAGGTctttggagagaaagacagcTAGCAAGAGAGAACCAAAAGCGAATGGACGCACTGTAAAAGGGGAACAAGAGAGGACTATACCCAGAAGGAGATCAGCATCTGTGCCCCGCCTCAGACCAGAGCCTGATTCCAGTGTGTAGAGTTAATGAATACAATTCAACCTTAATATTCAGCATTAAAATATGAGCACCATTTCTGTGTGAAAGTAGAGTTGCTGCTAGGGCATAAGAAATCGAATACATATGTttatggaaatgtaaaaaaacaagcaaactcgtGTTACTATTAAACagcattattaatttattgattaatttgtatattttgtcaAAATTATAGGTACAGATACTGAGCTTACCCATTCTGAAGACATGACACCAAAGTACATACCAGCAACGCCTGTGATGACACACAAACTGGAGAGTGCGGGCTGAAACTGGACAAAGCCCAAAGATCCACACACATTGTACGAGAATGTGGTAGCCTACTGAACGCAATggtttttggttgttgtttttttgctaatcacaaaataaaatgaattgtattttttttacccctAAGGGAGGAAGCGTAGCATATCAGCAGATAGATCCAAAGTGAGACACGATGAGGCTGAAGGCAGAGAAAGGCCAGTGCATGAAACTTTGTGTTCGAGCTGTTTGGCACGATACCATAGAAGCTCTGAATGtaagcattttctttatttatgtgaTTGGGTCTCTGCTCTTGTATTGTTTATTCactcgtgatttttttttttttttcaggccatGCAAGGAATGTTAACTCACTTCTTACAACTCGTTACTACTCAAGCCAATGTTCACTGTGTGGAGCACCAAAAAGAGACACAGTTTCTCCACCTGGTCagaaatgtcattattttacttatttacacTTCATTGCActttgataaaataaataaaaccagtaaTAGATTTCAAATAAAAGCTCTCTATATTAATGGTAGTTTTCTATTATATCAGATTTAATAACTACCTAGGGTTTTTTGAGTCCTACTCATTGACCAGTGACAAATCAACAACAACTCTTGGTCATTCATCTGcatttttctgaaatgtcaTCCTCAAGGAAACGGAGTTTAGATCTGTTGAAAGGATGCAGATCTATTTTATTGATTCTTTCTAGCTCAATTAGAATAACGATCCATATGCAGggttatttaatgttttatagcGCATGTATAATCATTACTGCTATCTAATTTCAGCAAACCAAAGCTTTATTCAGAAGAAAGTTCGGCCACCAAGGGCCAAACACATGCAACCAGGGGCTCTGTATATGGCCGTAGCACCTCCACCTCCAGTGATTGGCAGTGTGCCCATGCTCCAGTGTGTGCCAGTCTGTCCCTCAGTCCTGTGAGTTGCTCTGTATAACAATCTTTAGCATTCTCAGACAGGTCAGAATGGACAGTGCTAGCAATAAAGAGACatgtataataattttattaaggGTGTCCTCAACTAAAGATTTACGTCCAATCAGATTTGTCGGGTTGGCAACATTAAGTACAGCGCAACATTGATGCAccgaaaaacaataaaaaatgaatttacaGGATAAAATTAGAACAGAATATTCCTTATAGAATACAGACTCTCCaaaacattgttaaatatttccATCCCTGCCACCAAGTTGCGCCAGTGTCAGTCACAGATCATGGAAAGTTAAACTTAAATCTATCACGAAGGTCGGATTTATTCATGCacgttaaaaatatttatttaaagcttttttttttctcatttctattTACAATGTTATCATAATAGGCTGGGTATTAAGTTATTGGAAGAAAACCGGTAGTAAAATCAGACATTAAGCACCAACATATAACCAAAATGACATAATCCTCGTTTCATAACACAAAAATTCAGCATAGAATCTTTGACTATTAGGGGGCACCCCTAGATTGTATCATTGGGTATTTTGCAAATAAGCTTTTGTTTTAGGTTGAAGCTTTAGAATGGTGCCtgacaaagcaaataaaaaagagcaaaaatactgaataaatcaatttatttagCAGTGGTTTATAATACAGGGctcagttttttctttaatgaatataaatttgcatttataaatgttaatttattagTGACAGCTTAAAAGTATAATACTAATAGTGCTAACAATACTTAAAATCGTGACGCTGGATGTATATTCAGTAGTCACTATCTTTAAAGACAGCCTGGAATCGAAATTGATACCAAAATGTCATGACATTTGGTtctaaaaataaactgaatcaGAAACCTTTGAAGACATGACAAGCAAAGATATCTAAATTTTTAATCACCGACGAATTCTAATGAAAGCCCAGCTATCTTGGACACAGGAGGTCACATTGAATATGAAAAATTTGTAATGCCGTCTTTGACTTTCGCTGCCCTTCTCTGTCCTGCAGCTATTACTCCAGCCCTGTGGTGCCAACGTCCTACCAGAAGCCTTTTTACGTGTCACTAAGTGATGGAAGAGGCTCAGGGGGTCATCGGAGGCGCTCGCAATCTGTAGACGCACAACGCTCTCTCAACCGTTCTCTGGGCCGTGCCATCACCACCGCCAGCAGCGTGAGAGAGATGTCACAGCGCATGGTGCGCTCGCTCTCCTCAGGACTCAATCACATGAGCCCACTTGCAAAATCCTGCACCTACTGATGCTTAGTGACCTACAGGGAAACTGCACTCTGTAGACACCTAACGTGTTCCTGACGTGTGACTGGTAAACGGCAGCTGTATTGTCATTGCACTGATCACGGCTAAACAGCCATTTTATGAAAAGCAATTTCACAGTAAGTTCAGATATTGGAAATTGTATCTATATTGTTAGTGTCCTAGATTTTGTACTGAGCTTCTGTATTCCTGCACTGGATTATTAGTGCAGTTATTTAGTTGTTAGCAGCATTTAATTATCAATGTAATGcatctttattaaataatcaaaatCTCGTAACAGAAAATGCTGCTCCAATAAGTTTACTATTAACAGTTTTTAGAATTGCttgttagttttatttaatttatgagATGTTGCTTGttatttgctgttatttgctTTAACGATCAATTTTGCCCATAACACAACACCAAGCAAGCAAAGTGAGTGTGACAATGTTGATCAATCAGAGGGACATTAGTCAATCATAGGCAAACTGAGCTCATGTGTGCGAAAGACGGTATATAGAACTTTTATTCCGAGTGTGACTTTACTATCATGCTGGTGGAAAATGGTGAATGAACAAATCAAAGGGaaaaggagtaaaaaaaaataataaaaatacatgtcTAGATCACTGACACccaaagtaaattttttttatgttgtattttataAGATAGAAAGTACTATTATAGTTAATATAGTACATCTTATAGTTAATAGACCAACATTTCTATTTAGGCAGCATGATTATTTTGACAACAGATTGCAGTATGGAATTATCCATATGCAGTTTAGTTTAAACATTATAACTAAAATGACTGTAACCCAACAAATCTACACTGCAAATACTAATCAGTTGATGTTGAAATTGTATTTACAGGATAGAATTAATTTCTCTGTGAATGATCAAGAAAGCAGATGTGTTTGTGAAGAAATTCAgaaatgtttgtctttttgtaccattattagaaaaatcagttattaaaaaaattcttcaaACTTATTCCAGTCATTCCTTTAACCAGTTTAAGATTTCATGACTACATTTACCTTAATAGTGTTGTTGCTGATGCTGTTCCAAAGACGTCTTCAAGtaaaacattatacactataaacaaacaaaagtttCAGGACAcctggatgtctttggatgcggtagcattcaTCTCTCCCTTCACTTCAACAAGGACACCCGAatctgttctagcatgacaatacctttgtgcacaaagccagctccatgaagatatggcttacatgggttagagtagaagatcttgagtggcctgctatagagctctgacttcaccccctactgaacacctttgggataaatgtgaacactggccTCCTCacgtcacctacatcagcacctgactttaccaacacccttgtgactgaatgaatacaaatgtccacaagcacactccaaaatctagttgagcaccttcccagaagagtggagtaaATTATAAGATCAAATGGgcactaaatatggaatgggatgttcaaaaaccacacaattttatggtcaggcgtccacaaacttttgttattgcactttcTGTGTAAGCAGAATGCACTTTTAATTGAGCTCTTTTGaagtgtgtgttaaaatgtGTGTAGAAAAATAGACAGATTCTTTGCTGCAATGGAAGCCAATTTATTGGACAGTCTTATTTCATCAGTACACATCAAGTTAACTTTTATTTTGTGCTTCAACGCTTGCAAACATGAAATCCCAGCGAAGATAAACAGGTTTAAAGACAGACTTActtcttctttatttaatattttctctGATAAATAAATTTCAATATAAATCTACATTGCTTTTACAacagcaaaccaaaaaaaagaaataaataaaaaggactaAAAATGACCAAGCATTCGCATTACAGAAAACTCATATAGTGCAATATACATCCCGGGTTGCTGGATCAGAGGcatttaaatagaataaatggaaaatcaaaaaagaaaaggacaaaaaaaaagagagagaggaaaaggattACATATCTTTGCGAAGCCATTCACCAGTGGAAGAGTTACGTTGCACTAACAAACAGACAAaccaaatatctttttttttttcggttactactacaactacagcTCAAACATCACAAACACATTGGCTTCGCATtattgaaaggaaaaaaaaagtactactTCACAGTCAGAAAGTCAACAGGGAGACGTTAAAACATCAACATATGGCATATACAACA
This Silurus meridionalis isolate SWU-2019-XX chromosome 15, ASM1480568v1, whole genome shotgun sequence DNA region includes the following protein-coding sequences:
- the LOC124398088 gene encoding microtubule organization protein AKNA-like, with product MQPGALYMAVAPPPPVIGSVPMLQCVPVCPSVLYYSSPVVPTSYQKPFYVSLSDGRGSGGHRRRSQSVDAQRSLNRSLGRAITTASSVREMSQRMVRSLSSGLNHMSPLAKSCTY